The following nucleotide sequence is from Paenibacillus andongensis.
CAAGTTCTACACTCCCTTTTTCATCCAGATGGCGACCAAAAGTTTAGTATTTGCCGTCTTCCGATCGGGGCAAGCGATTATGCACTCGAGTGGTACAGTCTAAATGAGACAGACGGAGATCTGAAAATGAAGCATTTCTCCATCGAGAGGGATCTGAAGTACTTGATTCCGTATATCAAAGAAGCTTTAAGCTATAATCCGGATTTGAAGTTTTTCGCCTCCCCTTGGAGCCCTCCAACTTGGATGAAGTTCCCAAGAGTCTATAACTATGGCACATTACGCTGGGAAAAAGAAATACTAGAAGCCTACGCGCTTTATTTCGTTAAATATGTAGAAGCTTACCGCAATGAAGGGATTACGATTCATCAAATTCACGTTCAAAACGAAGTTGTCGCTGATCAAAAATTTCCATCCTGCTTGTGGACAGGGGAACAGCTTCGCGATTTCATTCGGGATTATTTAGGACCTGCTTTCGAGAAGCATGGGATCGATGCTGAAATTTGGCTGGGAACGATTAATGCGCCGGAGCCGTGGCAGGAATGGTTGAAAAAATCGTCGTCGGATTTCAATGCCTATGCTTTTACCGTGCTGAGTGATCCTGAGGCTTATAAGTATATTAAAGGTGTCGGCTACCAATGGGCCGGAAAATACGGCATCCAACGAACCGTTCAAAGCTATCCGGAGCTTCGTTACATGCAGACGGAAAATGAATGTGGAGACGGCACGAATACGTGGGATTATGCCAAATATATTTTTAATTTATATCAGCACTATTTTACAAACGGCGTGAACGCCTATATTTATTGGAACATGGTGCTTGAGCCGAAGGGACGCAGCACATGGGGCTGGGAGCAAAACTCAATGATTACGGTAGATCCAGCGACTAAGGCAGCGACTTACAACCCAGAATACTATGTGATGAAGCACTTTTCCCACTTTATAGCTCCAGAATCTACACGCTTAGGTTTAAAAGGTCCATGGACCGGAAATGCGCTTGCATTTGAAAAGCCGAACGGGGAAAAAGTGGTCGTGATCGCCAATCCTTTTGCAGAATCCAAGGTTGTTTGTATTTCAGATGGGACAAGGGTTCATACATTTGAACTTGAACCAGACTCATTCAATACAATTGTGTTTAGTGGAGGAAATGGACGATGAAAGAGCTGCTGTATGGTGTAGCGTATTATAGGGAATACATGCCCTATGAACGATTGGATCAAGATATCCAGATGATGAAGGATGCCGGAATTAATCTGGTGCGAATTGCTGAGTCGACTTGGAGTACGCATGAACCGCAGAATGGGGTATTTGAGTTCACGCATGTCGATCGGGTGCTCAATGCGATGCATGAAGCGGGTATTAAGGTCATCGTAGGAACTCCCACGTATGCGATTCCCACTTGGATGGTGAAGGAGCATCCGGACGTTTTGGCTGTAACCCCGAAGGGGCCGGGACGTTATGGCGCTCGTCAAATTATGGACATTACGAACCCAACGTATTTGTTTTATGCTGAAAGGATCATCCGTAAGCTGATCGGGCATGTCCAACATCACCCTGCGATTATCGGTTATCAGGTAGATAATGAGACTAAACATTATCAGACGGCAGGTTCCAACGTCCAGTTCATGTTCGTGAAGTACATGAAAGATAAGTTTGGAACCCTAGAACGCCTTAATGAGGAATTCGGGCTGGACTACTGGAGCAACCGAATTAACAGTTGGGAGGACTTTCCTTCTGTCGTTGGAACGATCAACGGCAGTCTAGGAGCGGAGTTCGCCCGATTCCAAAGGAAGCTCGTTACTGATTTTCTTTCTTGGCAAGCTGCTATCGTGAATGAATATAAACGATCAGGTCAATTCGTCACGCATAATTTTGATTTCGAATGGAGAGGTCACTCCTTCGGTGTCCAACCGGATGTAGACCATTTTGCTGCGTCGGCGTCTTTGGATATCGCTGGAGTCGATATCTATCACCCTTCCCAAGATGAGTTGACTGGAACCGAAATTTCGTTTGGCGGAGACGTTACCCGTTCTCTGAAAGGAACCAACTATTTCGTGTTGGAAACTCAGGCGCAAGCTTTTCCTAACTGGACTCCTTACCCGGGACAATTAAGGCTTCAAGCATTCAGCCATCTGGCCTCTGGGGCGAACATGGTCTCTTATTGGCACTGGCATTCGATCCACAATTCCGCTGAAACCTACTGGAAGGGCTTGCTAAGCCACGACTTGGCGTCGAATCCCGTTTATGAAGAAGCCAAGACCATTGGCAGAGATTTTGATCGATTGTCGCCGCATCTTGTGAATCTGCAGAAATCGAATCGGGTTGCGATGCTGGTCAGCAATGAGGCTTTGACGGCGATGGAATGGTTTCCTTTGCCTGGGCGTCAAGTCAACTATAACGATATTGTTCGGCTTATGTACGATGAGTTATATAAAATGAATATCGGCTGCGATATCGTTCATCCGGACAGTCATACGTTTGAGAATTATGAGCTGATTCTTGTTCCGGCACTGTATGCAGCGTCAGATGAGCTGCTGGAGCGGTTGAATGCTTTCGTCAGAAATGGCGGGCATGTCGTGTACACGTTTAAAAGCGGCTTTACCAACGAACATGTCAAAGTCCGCACTACACATCAACCTGGCGCTATCGATGAAGCTTGCGGTATTCGCTACAGTATGTTTGTGGAGCCGAAATCCGTTTCATTCAAGGGTGACCCATTTGAAGTTGGACCTGAGGACAACGCAGTGAACACATGGATGGAACTGCTTACTCCTACGACAGCAGAGGTAGTAGCCTATTATGACCATCCTCACTGGGGAGCGTATGCGGCTATAACAAAGAATCGCTACGGGAAAGGTACTACGACTTATATTGGTTGTTTGCCGAGCGCTGCCGTGATGAGCAAGGTGCTGGAAAAGGCGGTCTATGATGCCGGACTATGGGGGAAGGATCAGGATATCCACTATCCCCTTATTGTGAAATCGGGCGTTAATGACCAAGGGAAGACGGTTCGTTACTATTTCAATTACTCGGATCGTACCGAGACGTTGAAGTACCCGCATGCGGAGGGGAAAGAATTGTTGAGCGGACAGGCTGTGAAGCAAGGTGAGGTCAGGGAGCTGACTCGCTGGGGAATTGCGATTATTGAGGAAGCGTAACTGCTGAGGTTATACGAAGAAGACTGCCTAGAGGGGCAGTCTTTCTTTATGTATTGGTTAAGTCATCGAGGCGGGTATGATTTAGCGGAACGAGAGTTCGTTATTATGTCAAAATGGTGGGCATATCAACATTTGACGGAACGTGGACCTTTTCACCTAGTCTATCGGTGCCTGATTTACGCGCGAGGACAGTCTCTCGATGAAATGCGTATCAACCTTGATTTTAGTGCCGGCACTTTGCTCTAATTCAATCGATTCAATAAGCAGATCCACAGCGAGATAAGCCATTCTTTGTTTCTCCACATGGACGGTCGTTAATTCTGGTGAAACAATGACCGCTTCGGAGATGTTGTCAAAACCGATAACAGACACGTCATCCGGTATACGGTATCCGAGCTCCTGAAGCGTCTTCATAGCGCTGATGGCGATATAATCGCATTCGCAAAATAGCGCGGTCGGCAAACGATGCCCTTCCTTCAGGAACGCTAGCAACTGAGCTTTGAGCGCATCTTGGGAGGATAGAATGGTAGGCGCTACGGAAAATCTATGGGTATTCAGAATCTCCCTGCCATGTTCTTGGATAGCTGAAGTAAAGCCACGCTTTCTCTCCTCGAAATTATGAATTCTCACATTCGATTCAATATAGCCAATATCAGTATGTCCTATCTCACAGAGATGAGTGCCGGCCTGATAAGCGCCCATAAAATTGTTAATCTCTACAAAATGAATAGGCAGCGTATCAAAGCAAGTGTCCAAAACTACAAGAGGCGATTGAAGATTATTGGCAATATCTGCGATTTGCTCCCTATTTAAGTTCGTACCTAGAAGGACGATTCCATTGCTCTTTTTTTCCTCTGCAACCATCCGAATATCCCTCTCCAAAAACTCCATATCGATGGAGGAAAAAAGTAAGGAATAGCCTTTCGTACGGCAACGTTCCTCTATGAATTGGATAAGTTCCCTAAAGAATGGCTGTTGATAAAACTGCTCTAGTACGATGCCAGAGTTTGAAATGACTAAAAAGGTAAGCGATTTAGCTGTATGGTCAATGGATGGGGATTTTGCTCTAGGGAGGTATCCGCTTTCCTGTGCGATTTGCAGGATGCGTTCACGGGTTTCTGGGCTGATTCCAGGCTTCCCGCTGAAAGCAAAGGATACGGCAGATTTGGAAACGCCTGCTAATTTCGCAATATCTTCCATCTTCATTATCGGGTTCCTCATTTCATGTTAACTAATTCGTTAAGTAAGTTTAGTTTACAACGATTGATAAACATATACAAGTTGAATTATATTTGTTTAGTTAAGTTTAGTGAGATATAAACTAAATTTTATTTTAAAATAGCTAAAATAAGTCGTTGACACCAGAATTTTAGGGTGATAGGATGATTTCATAAAGAAAGTTAAGTAAATTGTTTATATCATTAAATACTAAAATAAAAGTTAAGTTTAGTTGGTCTGTTGTATTCATTACTACTGTGTTTAGTTGTTTATTCATCCGTTTATCATTTGATTTTTAGAGGAGAGACATATCATGAAGAAGTTTAAGTTGGGCTACGCCCCTACCCGTCGTTTTGTATTTAGCGCTGAAGATGCTTTCAAGTATAAGGTTCAAATCCGGGAGAAAATCGAAAGCTTCGGTTTGGACATCGACATCGTGGATTTGGAGGGTCTGAATTCCGAGGGGCTGCTTTATGACGACCATATCAATGCAGATGCGATTATTGAACGTTTTAAAGAGGAAAAGGTGGATGCCGTCTTTTTTCCGCATTGCAACTTTGGTACCGAGGATACCGTAGCCCGGGTTGGTAAAGCGCTTGGAAAGCCGGTGTTGTTATGGGGACCTCGCGATGAATCGCCTCTTGAGGACGGTATGCGGTTGAGGGATACCCAATGTGGGCTATTCGCCACAGGTAAAGTGCTGCGCCGTTTTAATGTGCCTTTTACGTATGTGACGAACAGTCGGGTGAATGATCCGGTATTTGAACGTGGGTTTACCAATTTCATTGCTGCTGCGAACGTGGTTCGTCAAATGCGCAACTTGCGTATTTTGCAAATTGGGCCTCGGCCAGCTTCTTTCTTAACGATGATGTGCAACGAGGGGGAGCTGCTGGAGCGATTTGGCATCGAGATTCATCCCATTACACTGGTTGATATTCAACGGACATCGAAGCAGATTGAAAAAGGAAACAGCGTTGAGCTGAATGAAGCCATTACATACATCAAAGAAAAGCTTGATTATAGCGAAGTAACTGAGGATGATGTGAAACGCATTGCTGCCCTGAAAGTAGCTATGAAACAATACGCAACCAAAACCGGAAGCACAGCTATCGCAATCCAGTGTTGGTCTTCTCTTCAAGATGCTATGGGAATTATGCCTTGTCTGGCTAATGCGATTCTAACGGATGAGCAGATTCCGGTAACCTGCGAAACCGACATTCACGGAGCGATTACCTCCATCATGGTGCAGGCAGCTTCGATGAATCAAGCTCCGACATTCTTCGCTGATTTGACGGTCCGTCATCCTGAGAATCCGAACGGAGAACTGCTCTTTCACTGCGGTAATTTCCCTGTCTCTCTCTCGGTTGAGGATAAGCCGAAGCTGCGCAAGCACTTCTTGTTCGATGACCATGCGCCAGGTACACACGAAGGGGAAATCAAAGGCGGCGGAATAACCTTGGCCCGTTTTGACGGTGACCATGGGGAATATCAATTATTTTTAGGTCGTGCACAAGGTATCCAAGGTCCTTATACACGCGGTTCCTATGTCTGGGTGGAAGTCAATGACTGGCCGTTATGGGAAGAGAAGTTGGTGAAAGGTCCTTACGTTCATCATGCCGTTGGTATTCATGCTAACGTGATTCCCGCGCTTTATGAAGCGTGCCAATATATACCGGGTCTTTCCCCGGATCCAGTGGATCCGACTGTGCAAGAAATTCAGGCGTGGCTGCGTGGCTCTGATCTATAAACAAAGCTTGCGAAGCCAGTTTATCTGGCAAAACCACTAAGGAGGGCCCAATGAACCATACAGAACTGAAAGCAAAAGCCATCCAGATCCGAATGGATCTGCTGAAGATGATACACGGAGCCAAGACAGGACATACTGGAGGCTCCCTCAGCAATACGGATATTTTGACGGCCTTATACTATAAAATTATGAAAATCGATCAACAGAATCCGAAATGGTCTGAGCGGGACCGCTTCATCGCTAGCAAGGGGCACTCTGTGGAATCACTTTGGTGCATCCTCGCAGACCTAGGATTTTTCCCGAAAGAAGAGCTTGGGACCTTCAGTCAGTTCGGTACACGTTTAATCGGCCATCCTAACAATAAGGTGCCTGGGATTGAAATGAATACCGGTGCTCTTGGGCATGGGCTTGCTATTTCGGTAGGTATGGCGCTTGCGGCTAAACGAGATGGTAAAAGCTATCGGGTATTTTGCCTCATGGGTGATGGTGAGCAGGCAGAAGGCTCTGTCTGGGAAGCAGCTATGGCTGGTCCCCATTTCAAGCTTGACAATCTCGTAGGTATTATTGACCGAAATCGCCTGCAAATCAGCGGCAGCACGGAAGAAGTCATGGGGCTTGAGCCACTAGAAGAGAAGTGGGCGGCATTTGGTTGGAATGTTGTTTCCATTGACGGAAACGATATGGATTCACTGGTTGAGGCTTTCGGGGCGGTGCCAACTGTACCTGAAAAACCTACCTTGGTCATGGCCAATACGGTGAAAGGCAAAGGTGTTTCCTTTGCTGAAAATAATCCTGCTTGGCACCATCATGTGCCGAACGATTCACAGCTTTCGCAAGCCTTGGCAGAACTCTCAGCGGCGCTTGAGTTATTGAAACATGAAGGGCAGGTGCGCTAAACATGAACACGATCCCTAACCGTCAGGTTATTTGCGAGACACTCATGAATTTGGCTGAAACCGATCAAGATATTATGGTTCTCACCAGTGATTCTCGAGGTTCAGCGGCTATGGCGCCTTTTGCCAAGGTGTTCCCAAATCAATTCGTTGAGGTTGGCATCGCTGAGCAAAATATTGTTGGCATATCGGCTGGTCTAGCTCATAGCGGGAAGAAACCTTTTGTCACTTCGCCTGCTTGTTTCCTAAGTATGCGCAGCATTGAGCAGATCAAAGTGGATGTGGCCTATTCTGGAACCAACGTGAAGCTTGTTGGCATAAGCGGCGGAGTCAGCTATGGCGCCCTGGGTATGTCACACCATTCGGTTCAGGATATAGCTGTAGCGCGGGCAATTCCGGGACTTGCGGTAGTATTGCCAGCCGATCGTCACGAAACGAAGAGAATGACAGAGGCTTTAGTTAGGCACGAAGGCGGTGTTTATGTTCGTATTGGTAGAAATGCTGTAGAGGATGTTTACGAATCCGATGACTATGAATTCGTCATTGGCAAAGCGGTGACGTTGCGTGATGGCACGGATCTGACGATCATTGCTGCAGGGGAAACCGTTCGGGTGGCACTTGATACGGAGAAAGCTCTCCGAGAGGTTGGTGTATCCTGTCGCGTCATCAATATGCACACGATTAAGCCGTTAGACGAAGAAGCGATCATTCGGGCTGCAGGGGAAACGGGGCATATCATTACGGTAGAGGAGCACAGTATCTTCGGCGGGCTCGGTGCAGCAGTTGCAGAAGTAGTCGTCCAGCATCAACCCGTTCCGATGCGTCTTATCGGCATTCCGGATGAGCCGGCCATCGCGGGCAAAAGCTCGGAAGTATTCAAGCATTACGGGATCCACGCAGATAATCTCAAACGTGTAGCGCTTGAGATGATTGGAAAGTAGGTGGGCAGCTCATGATTGAAACCTATATCCTAGCCATAGATCAAAGTACATCGGGTACGAAGGCCTTGATCGTAGATCGTTCCGGACGTATTATCGCTCGCAGTACGGCCGAACATAAGCAGAGTTATCCGCAGCCTGGCTGGGTGGAGCACGATCCAGTTGAGATTTATGACAATGTCAAAAGAACAGCTCATTATGCCATGGGATTGGCCGGTATTAAAACCGATCAGTTAGCCGGACTGACCATCACCAATCAGAGAGAAACAGCCGTGGTTTGGGATCGAACATCAGGTCTGCCCGTCTATCCCGCTATCGTTTGGCAGTGTCAGCGGACAGCGGATCGATGCGCGGAGTATAAAGCTGCCAATATGGAAGAAATCGTTCGAGCCAAGACGGGCCTGCTCCTCGACCCTTACTTCTCTGCCACCAAGTGGGGATGGATATTGGAGCATGCAGAAGGTGCTAGGGAGAAACTCGAACAAGGAAAGCTTCTGGCTGGTACGATAGACAGTTGGCTCCTTTGGAAACTCACAGGGGGCAGCGTGCATGCCACTGACTTTACGAATGCTAGCCGAACGTCATTATTCAATATCCATACATTAGAGTGGGACACAGAATTATGTAAATGGTTCCAGGTTCCATCTGCCTTACTGCCTGAGGTTAAATCGTCAGATGAGATTTTCGGCTATACGCAGGATCCAGCGTTGTTCTCTGCAAAGATTCCTATCTCTGGCATCATAGGCGACTCTCAAGCTGCTTTATTTGGCAATCAATGCTTTGATGCCGGTATGGCCAAAGCAACTTATGGAACCGGCACCTCCGTACTCATGAACATCGGTGAGAAGCATGATCAGCTTGGAAATGGCTTGGTGACGACCATTGCATGGGGGATGAGCGGCAAGATCACCTATGCGCTTGAAGCTATTATCCGCACCTCCGGCGATACGATTAAATGGGTTCGCGACCAACTGGGCCTCTTTAGCAGTTTTGAGGAGATGGAGGAATTGCTAGCTCAAGCTCCGAATAACGAAGGTGTCTATCTAGTTCCGGCGTTCGTCGGACTAGGCGCTCCTTACTGGGACCCCTATGCCCGGGCGGCCATTATGGGGATGAGCAGGGGAAGTGGAAGGTCGCACATCATCCGTGCAGCGCTTGAAAGCATTGCCTATCAAGTCAAGGATGCGGTAGAGTTGATGCAAGCTGAATCCGGCATCAGGCTGAAAGAACTGCGAGCAGATGGTGGCGCTTCCGATAATATCACGCTTATGCAATTTCAAGCAGATGTTCTGGAACGCAGCGTCATCAAATCGGAGGTTGCCGAGCTTTCCGCGATGGGTTCCGTTTATTTGGGAGGGTTAGGGGTCGGTTATTGGTTATCGCTCGAAGAGATTAAGAACCGAAGCCAAGCTTATTCCGTTTATGAGTCAAAGATGCAGGAAAACATACGTGAGCAGCATATCAACGGATGGAACCGTGCCGTAGATTCGGTACTAAACAAGAAGACGGAGGCCTAGATCATGACGTTTAGTGAAAATTCGAAGATCGGTCAAATTTGGGAGAATACAGCAGGTCGAGCCGTGCTTTTGAAATATTTACCTCATCTCAAAGATTCCCCATTTCTTTCGTTCATTAAGAAAAATACGCTGCCCTCATACGCTGCGTTCAATCCAGCTTGGTCAATAGCTCCGGAATTGCTGGAGTCGATGCTCACGGAATTGTCACTAATCGAAGTTGAAACAGAAACGGATGTAGATATCACACCAGCGCTCGATTATGAGAACGAATCCGTAGCTCTGGGGTCGGCGAGAATCAATGCGCCCAATCAAATCGACAAATGGGGCGTCTACGAGCTAACGCTTCAAGGGCCTCAACATGGAAATCCGTTCGTGGATGTAAGCTTGGGGGCTGAATTCAGCTTTGAAGGCCGTGTTGTCCGAACCCTAGGTTTTTATGACGGGGAAGGAATTTATCGGATCCGTTTTATGCCGGATGTGGAAGGTACGTGGATGTACAGAACCAACAGCAACGCGCGCTCCCTTAGTGGACTTACAGGGCAATTTATATGCATAGCCCAGGCTGAGGGGAGTCATGGACCGGTACGGGTCAAGAATACCTTCCATTTCGCTTACGAGGACGGGACGCCATATATTCCGGTCGGGACCACCAGTTACGTCTGGACCCATCAAGGCGATGAGTTGGAGGAAGAGACGTTAGCTACGCTTAAAACCGCCCCGTTCAATAAGATGCGTATGTGCGTCTTCCCGAAATCCTACCAGTTCAACGCGAATGAGCCGGTGTATTACCCTTACGAGGGCTCCGTGGAAGAAGGTTGGGATTATACCCGATTCAATCCTGCCTTCTTTCAGCACTTGGAAAATAGAATCGCTGATCTTGGGAAGCTTGGCATCGAAGCTGACTTGATTTTATTCCATGGTTATGACCGCTGGGGTTTCTCCGAAATGTCCAAATCCGCAGATGACCGTTACCTGCGTTATTTGACGGCTCGGTTATCGGCTTATCGTCATGTCTGGTGGTCACTCGCGAATGAATACGATTTGATGTGGAAAAAGGAGACCGAAGATTGGGAACGCTTCGCTGAGATCGTAACGGAGAATGATCCGTATCATCATTTGATCTCCATTCACAATTGTTTCGGCTTCTACGATTACAATCGGCCTTGGATCACTCATTGCAGTATACAGCGGGTCGATGTTTACCGGACTGCGGAAAATACCAACGATTGGCGGGAGCAGTGGCAGAAGCCAATTGTCATTGACGAATGCGCGTATGAAGGGAACATTGATCAGGGTTGGGGGAACATTTCCGGACAGGAAATGGTGCGCCGCTTCTGGGAAGGCGCCATTCGAGGCGGTTATGTCGGTCACGGTGAAACCTATTTGCATGACGAGGACATCCTATGGTGGTCGAAGGGTGGGAAACTGTACGGGAGCAGCCCTGAACGGATCGGTTTCCTACGCAAAATCATGGAAGAGGGACCAGCAGAAGGTCTAAATCCGTTAAAGTCCGAGTGGGATGTTCCTTCAGCCGGCATTCCCGATGAATATTACTTGTACTACTACGGCTTTAACCAACCTAGTTTCAGAAATTACAACATGAAGCCAGGCGTCCGTTACAAAGTGGATGTTATCGACACATGGAATATGACCATCCAAGAGCAGGCTGGGACCTATGAGGGAGCCTTCCGGATTGAGCTGCCTGGGACACCGTATATAGCCGTTAGATTACGGAAGATATAGAGTTTTAAGCGACAACAATAATGGCATGCAAGCTGACAACAGTTTGGCATGTCATTTTTTTTCAATGAAAGAGGTTACATCGCAGGGTGATTTGTTCCTGTCTTCGTTGTACAATAGGGAGACCTTACACCTTATAGAGGAGAGCGTCTTCATGCGAAAACTGAAATTATGGCTGAACTCCTTGCGTTTCAAGCTTTTCTCTGGGTTATTATTCACGATTGTTCCACTTATCGTCGTTCTGCTTGTTATCAACTATTACTCGGCTCAAGTCGTTCGCAACCAAGTGGCCCAGTCCAATAAAAACATGCTGAGCTTATACATGGGGCAGATTGATCGCAATTTGCAGGAAGTGGACAACTTTTTGATCAACTTATCACAAACGAATTTGGATTTACTTGATTTGGATACGGACAGGATTGCGAACGAAAATAATTATATGAAAGCCAAGCTTCGTCTGTTTCAAACGATCAACAACAGTGTCAGCTATTACAAGGGAATCGATTCGTTTTTTATATATTCCAGCCTAAACAAAGATTTGCTCATGACGCAAGGTTTTGGAAGCAGCTTTGATGAACGTAACCAGGTTGCAAATGAAATTGTAAGGATGCTGCAGGATAGCTCAGTGACTCCAAATGTTTATCAATGGTATACCTGGCAATCGGAAGGAAATCACTATGTCTATCATGTGATAAAAACCGGTGATGTCTATGTTGGGGCATGGGTAGATGCAAAGAAGCTGATGATCCCTCTTCAACTCATTGACCTGGGATCTAATGGTGCGGCGCTTCTGACCTCGGAACGACTAGAACCCATGAGTCACGGAGAATTAATTGCACAGAAAGGCATTCATTTAGCACTAACCAATCAGGCTTACACACTCTCGGGAACGAATGCGGATTATTTAGTTATGGGGGAACCGTCGAAGAAAGGAAACTTTTATTTATTCGCCTTAATTCCCGAGGAAACGGCTTTGGAGAAACTACCTTATTTACAACGTATTTCTTCCATCATATCGATTGGAGCCATCGTATTTCTGCTGATATTTGTCTTTTACATGAGAAAAGTGTTTTTGCTGCCGATCAATCGGATCATTCTGGCGATGAGAAAATTAGGCGATGGGCGTTGGAATTCGCAAATCGATCATTATCCGACCTCTACCGAGTTTAGTATGATGAATGAAACCTATAACCGGATGATCACTGAGATTCAACATTTGAAAATTAATGTCTATGAAGAAAAATTAATGCATCAGCAAGCGGAACTTAAGCATCTACAGCTTCAGATCAACCCTCACTTCTTTTTGAATTCACTGAACATCGTCTATAATCTGGCAACAGTAAAGGATTTTAAATTAATACAAGAGATGACGAAGTGTCTAGTTGCTTACTTCCGGTTTATGTTCCGAAGTACTTCCTATTTGGTAACACTCAAGGATGAACTGCTTCATACCCAGAACTACTTGCGTATTCAAGAGCTTCGATTTCCGGGGATTTTATCGTATCAGATTGAAGCGCCAGAAGCTGTTCTTTCACTGCAGATCCCTCCGCTTGTCATTCAGACGATGGTGGAGAATTCCATTAAACATGCGGTTAATATGGATGAACAGATTCGGATCGATATCCGCGTGAATACGCAGGAAGACGAAGAAAACCAATGGGTGGTTATTCATATCGAGGATACAGGAGCAGGCTTTCCGGATCCTATTTTGGAATTATTGAAAAGCAATATGGATTTGACTAGTGATGAAGGGGAACACATCGGGATCTGGAATGTCAAACGTAGACTACACTTGTTGTATGCCGATAAAGCCGCTATTGATTTCTATAATGAAGCCG
It contains:
- a CDS encoding LacI family DNA-binding transcriptional regulator, translated to MKMEDIAKLAGVSKSAVSFAFSGKPGISPETRERILQIAQESGYLPRAKSPSIDHTAKSLTFLVISNSGIVLEQFYQQPFFRELIQFIEERCRTKGYSLLFSSIDMEFLERDIRMVAEEKKSNGIVLLGTNLNREQIADIANNLQSPLVVLDTCFDTLPIHFVEINNFMGAYQAGTHLCEIGHTDIGYIESNVRIHNFEERKRGFTSAIQEHGREILNTHRFSVAPTILSSQDALKAQLLAFLKEGHRLPTALFCECDYIAISAMKTLQELGYRIPDDVSVIGFDNISEAVIVSPELTTVHVEKQRMAYLAVDLLIESIELEQSAGTKIKVDTHFIERLSSRVNQAPID
- a CDS encoding beta-galactosidase translates to MKELLYGVAYYREYMPYERLDQDIQMMKDAGINLVRIAESTWSTHEPQNGVFEFTHVDRVLNAMHEAGIKVIVGTPTYAIPTWMVKEHPDVLAVTPKGPGRYGARQIMDITNPTYLFYAERIIRKLIGHVQHHPAIIGYQVDNETKHYQTAGSNVQFMFVKYMKDKFGTLERLNEEFGLDYWSNRINSWEDFPSVVGTINGSLGAEFARFQRKLVTDFLSWQAAIVNEYKRSGQFVTHNFDFEWRGHSFGVQPDVDHFAASASLDIAGVDIYHPSQDELTGTEISFGGDVTRSLKGTNYFVLETQAQAFPNWTPYPGQLRLQAFSHLASGANMVSYWHWHSIHNSAETYWKGLLSHDLASNPVYEEAKTIGRDFDRLSPHLVNLQKSNRVAMLVSNEALTAMEWFPLPGRQVNYNDIVRLMYDELYKMNIGCDIVHPDSHTFENYELILVPALYAASDELLERLNAFVRNGGHVVYTFKSGFTNEHVKVRTTHQPGAIDEACGIRYSMFVEPKSVSFKGDPFEVGPEDNAVNTWMELLTPTTAEVVAYYDHPHWGAYAAITKNRYGKGTTTYIGCLPSAAVMSKVLEKAVYDAGLWGKDQDIHYPLIVKSGVNDQGKTVRYYFNYSDRTETLKYPHAEGKELLSGQAVKQGEVRELTRWGIAIIEEA
- a CDS encoding transketolase; protein product: MNHTELKAKAIQIRMDLLKMIHGAKTGHTGGSLSNTDILTALYYKIMKIDQQNPKWSERDRFIASKGHSVESLWCILADLGFFPKEELGTFSQFGTRLIGHPNNKVPGIEMNTGALGHGLAISVGMALAAKRDGKSYRVFCLMGDGEQAEGSVWEAAMAGPHFKLDNLVGIIDRNRLQISGSTEEVMGLEPLEEKWAAFGWNVVSIDGNDMDSLVEAFGAVPTVPEKPTLVMANTVKGKGVSFAENNPAWHHHVPNDSQLSQALAELSAALELLKHEGQVR
- a CDS encoding transketolase family protein gives rise to the protein MNTIPNRQVICETLMNLAETDQDIMVLTSDSRGSAAMAPFAKVFPNQFVEVGIAEQNIVGISAGLAHSGKKPFVTSPACFLSMRSIEQIKVDVAYSGTNVKLVGISGGVSYGALGMSHHSVQDIAVARAIPGLAVVLPADRHETKRMTEALVRHEGGVYVRIGRNAVEDVYESDDYEFVIGKAVTLRDGTDLTIIAAGETVRVALDTEKALREVGVSCRVINMHTIKPLDEEAIIRAAGETGHIITVEEHSIFGGLGAAVAEVVVQHQPVPMRLIGIPDEPAIAGKSSEVFKHYGIHADNLKRVALEMIGK
- a CDS encoding L-fucose/L-arabinose isomerase family protein, which codes for MKKFKLGYAPTRRFVFSAEDAFKYKVQIREKIESFGLDIDIVDLEGLNSEGLLYDDHINADAIIERFKEEKVDAVFFPHCNFGTEDTVARVGKALGKPVLLWGPRDESPLEDGMRLRDTQCGLFATGKVLRRFNVPFTYVTNSRVNDPVFERGFTNFIAAANVVRQMRNLRILQIGPRPASFLTMMCNEGELLERFGIEIHPITLVDIQRTSKQIEKGNSVELNEAITYIKEKLDYSEVTEDDVKRIAALKVAMKQYATKTGSTAIAIQCWSSLQDAMGIMPCLANAILTDEQIPVTCETDIHGAITSIMVQAASMNQAPTFFADLTVRHPENPNGELLFHCGNFPVSLSVEDKPKLRKHFLFDDHAPGTHEGEIKGGGITLARFDGDHGEYQLFLGRAQGIQGPYTRGSYVWVEVNDWPLWEEKLVKGPYVHHAVGIHANVIPALYEACQYIPGLSPDPVDPTVQEIQAWLRGSDL
- a CDS encoding glycoside hydrolase family 30 protein, which produces MDNANIEWISSTKESAWQNKEVSNRGNGDVNLAITDETFQMVEGFGGCFNELGFAALSLLSEKERGQVLHSLFHPDGDQKFSICRLPIGASDYALEWYSLNETDGDLKMKHFSIERDLKYLIPYIKEALSYNPDLKFFASPWSPPTWMKFPRVYNYGTLRWEKEILEAYALYFVKYVEAYRNEGITIHQIHVQNEVVADQKFPSCLWTGEQLRDFIRDYLGPAFEKHGIDAEIWLGTINAPEPWQEWLKKSSSDFNAYAFTVLSDPEAYKYIKGVGYQWAGKYGIQRTVQSYPELRYMQTENECGDGTNTWDYAKYIFNLYQHYFTNGVNAYIYWNMVLEPKGRSTWGWEQNSMITVDPATKAATYNPEYYVMKHFSHFIAPESTRLGLKGPWTGNALAFEKPNGEKVVVIANPFAESKVVCISDGTRVHTFELEPDSFNTIVFSGGNGR